The Podospora pseudocomata strain CBS 415.72m chromosome 1 map unlocalized CBS415.72m_1, whole genome shotgun sequence genome has a segment encoding these proteins:
- the TIF1 gene encoding translation initiation factor eIF4A (EggNog:ENOG503NUYA; COG:J) has protein sequence MADKGLEDVPEGQIESNYDETVDSFDEMNLKSELLRGIYAYGFERPSAIQQRAIMPVIKGHDVIAQAQSGTGKTATFSISVLQKIDTSLKQCQALILAPTRELAQQIQKVVVAIGDFMNIECHACIGGTSVRDDMKALGEGPQVVVGTPGRVHDMIQRRFLKTDSMKMFVLDEADEMLSRGFTEQIYDIFQLLPQSTQVVLLSATMPQDVLEVTTKFMRDPVRILVKKDELTLEGIKQFYIAVEKEEWKLDTLSDLYETVTITQAVIFCNTRRKVDWLTDKLTARDFTVSAMHGDMDQAQRDLIMKEFRSGSSRVLIATDLLARGIDVQQVSLVINYDLPANRENYIHRIGRGGRFGRKGVAINFVTADDVRMMREIEQFYSTQIEEMPMNVADLI, from the exons GACAGATCGAGTCTAACTACGATGAGACCGTCGACTCTTTCGATGAGATGAACCTCAAGTCGGAGCTCCTCCGCG GTATCTATGCCTACGGTTTCGAGCGCCCCTCTGCTATTCAGCAGCGTGCTATCATGCCCGTCATCAAGG GCCATGATGTTATCGCCCAGGCTCAGTCCGGTACTGGCAAGACTGCCACCTTCTCTATCTCGGTCCTCCAGAAGATCGACACCTCCCTCAAGCAGTGCCAGGCCCTCATTCTCGCCCCCACCCGTGAGTTGGCCCAGCAGATTCAGAAGGTCGTTGTCGCCATTGGCGACTTCATGAACATTGAGTGCCACGCCTGCATTGGTGGTACCAGCGTCCGAGACGATATGAAGGCTCTCGGCGAGGGCCCCCAGGTGGTTGTCGGTACCCCCGGTCGTGTCCACGACATGATTCAGCGTCGTTTCCTTAAGACGGACTCCATGAAGATGTTTGTCCTCGACGAGGCCGATGAGATGTTGTCT CGTGGTTTCACTGAGCAGATCTACGACatcttccagctccttccCCAGAGCACCCAGGTCGTCCTTCTCTCGGCCACCATGCCCCAGGACGTCCTTGAGGTCACCACCAAGTTCATGCGCGACCCCGTCCGCATCTTGGTCAAGAAGGACGAGCTTACCCTTGAAGGTATCAAGCAGTTCTACATCGCcgtcgagaaggaggagtggaagCTCGATACCCTCTCCGATTTGTATGAGactgtcaccatcacccaggCCGTCATCTTCTGCAACACCCGCCGCAAGGTCGACTGGCTTACCGACAAGCTCACTGCCCGCGATTTCACCGTCTCGGCCATGCACGGTGACATGGACCAGGCCCAGCGTGACCTCATCATGAAGGAGTTCCGCTCCGGCTCCTCTCGTGTCCTCATCGCCACTGACCTTTTGGCCCGTGGTATTGATGTCCAGCAGGTTTCCCTGGTCATCAACTACGATCTCCCCGCCAACCGTGAGAACTACATTCATCGCAttggtcgtggtggtcgttTCGGTCGCAAGGGTGTTGCGATCAACTTTGTCACTGCTGATGATGTCCGCATGATGCGCGAGATTGAGCAGTTCTACAGCACCCAGATTGAGGAGATGCCGATGAACGTGGCCGACCTCATCTAA
- a CDS encoding uncharacterized protein (EggNog:ENOG503P273; COG:A), which produces MERILDRSLDEILADRKQNNRGGNRGNRGGNSSNSRDGRLRRRDNNNNNNNNNDNRSDYPRDGSFRDEAPRNLDTYFDPSARVKDTGRKIDGFRSEWVHDRYEDHGSRRSAPRRRNSNEYSGDSRGSKIRVDNIHYELTQEELEGLFSSIGPLVKLEMKYDRAGRSEGTAFVTYQSSHDAAQAIKEFDGANAAGQPIRLTMMPTGPRRNPFDTAINPRPLAERITVPSGRSRSLSPHRQSDEEAARKGIDRYRPGASRSRSPMPPRRREGGGGGRRQGGGGRRERGGGRRDDGGRGGGEKSERRPKKTQEELDAEMEDYFGGGGAQQNDAAPAANGAAAQQQTDGDIDMIE; this is translated from the exons ATGGAACGTATTCTCGACCGCAGCCTTGACGAGATCCTTGCCGACCGCAAGCAG AACAACAGAGGAGGCAATCGGGGAAACCGCggcggcaacagcagcaattcCCGGGACGGTCGTCTCCGTAGGcgcgacaacaacaacaacaacaacaacaacaacgacaatcGGTCGGATTATCCCAGGGATGGC TCCTTCAGAGACGAAGCGCCTCGCAACCTCGACAC ATATTTCGACCCATCGGCCCGGGTTAAAGACACAGGCCGGAAAATTGACGGATTCCGCAGCGAATGGGTTCATGACAGATATGAGGATCATG GGAGCCGCCGATCTGCTCCGAGAAGACGAAACTCGAACGAGTACTCTGG CGACTCGAGAGGCAGCAAGATCCGTGTGGATAATATCCACTATGAGTTGACGCaagaggagttggag GGACTCTTTTCCAGCATTGGCCCTCTCGTCAAGTTGGAGATGAAGTATGACCGCGCCGGCCGCTCAGAGGGTACAGCGTTTGTCACGTACCAGTCATCCCACGACGCTGCACAGGCAATCAAGGAGTTTGACGGTGCCAACGCTGCCGGCCAGCCAATCCGCCTTACCATGATGCCTACGGGCCCAAGGCGCAACCCATTTGATACTGCGATCAACCCTCGCCCGCTTGCCGAGCGTATCACGGTCCCGAGCGGCAGATCCCGTTCGCTTTCGCCCCATCGCCAGtctgatgaggaggccgcTCGCAAGGGCATCGACAGATACCGACCTGGCGCCAGTCGTTCGCGCAGCCCTATGCCCCCGAGACGTcgtgaaggaggtggaggtggccgGAGACAGGGCGGGGGTGGCCGTCGGGAGCGTGGAGGTGGTAGACGTGACGACGGCGGgcgtggcggtggtgagaagtCTGAGAGACGTCCAAAGAAGACCCAAGAGGAGTTGGAcgccgagatggaggattactttggcggtggcggtgctCAGCAGAACGATGCGGCTCCTGCTGCGAATGGTGCGGCGGCTCAGCAGCAGACTGACGGGGACATTGACATGATTGAGTAG